Proteins encoded by one window of Bacteroidota bacterium:
- a CDS encoding transpeptidase family protein, giving the protein MDNTKKDILWRLYLSLAAFVVLGLGITAQIINIQFVQGDAYRAMADSARVRTQVIEPKRGSIMSEHHDILATSFPYYKIYMDPVAPNDVDFKKNIDSLSIQLANLFRDKTAAQYKQKITQARKQKKRYIEIYKKATLPQKQKLENFALYRLGKNRGGLITEQIENRAYPYNSLANRTIGYVKDGRKIGLEGTYDTLLTGKEGYTLMRKIAGGSWMPISDKNEVDPVDGVDVITTLDINMQDITETALRRSLVKNDAAWGTAIVMEVKTGKIKAIANLTRSAPGFYKEDYNYAISTKVEPGSTWKLFSLMCLLEDGLSITDHVDLNQGTYLFADRTMRDSEPHSRRNVTVETAFALSSNVGISRLAYDYYQKEPQKYIDHLIQSGIANKTGIEISGEPKPYFKKDPKDKELWYKTTIPWMSVGYELTVTPLQLLTFYNGIANDGKMMKPYLVQETQQYGATIQEFEPIVLNEKLCSKSTVDQLQECMLAVVDSGTAKHLKNEYYQFAGKTGTAQLVENGVYGHNHLASFAGYFPYENPKYSIVVIISDPNSPVYYGGYVSAPVFREISDKVYSHFINMREPVNMADTSFVGVTASAKGNAYDFRQILKWLNVNETFDDNEEWIAINTNGKSSTHELIKTYQYTMPNVKGMGLRDAMYLLESNGLKVGVSGSGKVTSQSVEAGQAINKGTFVSIQLN; this is encoded by the coding sequence GTGGACAACACTAAAAAAGACATATTATGGAGATTGTATCTCTCGCTTGCAGCATTTGTCGTGCTTGGGTTGGGTATTACTGCGCAAATAATTAATATTCAATTTGTGCAGGGAGATGCTTATCGTGCAATGGCCGACAGCGCCAGAGTGCGCACTCAAGTAATAGAACCGAAACGCGGAAGTATTATGTCGGAACACCACGATATTCTTGCAACATCATTTCCATATTATAAAATATATATGGATCCGGTAGCACCAAATGATGTCGACTTTAAAAAGAATATAGATTCTTTATCCATTCAATTAGCAAATTTATTTCGCGATAAAACTGCAGCCCAATACAAACAAAAAATTACACAAGCGCGCAAACAGAAAAAAAGATATATCGAAATATATAAAAAAGCAACACTTCCTCAAAAACAAAAACTGGAAAATTTTGCTTTGTATCGTCTTGGAAAAAATCGCGGCGGATTAATTACCGAACAAATAGAAAATCGCGCATATCCATATAACAGTCTTGCAAACAGAACGATCGGTTATGTAAAAGACGGTAGAAAAATAGGTTTGGAAGGAACATACGATACCTTATTAACCGGTAAGGAAGGATATACTTTGATGCGTAAAATAGCAGGAGGCAGCTGGATGCCGATCAGTGATAAAAATGAAGTTGATCCTGTGGATGGTGTGGATGTTATAACAACACTCGATATTAATATGCAGGATATTACCGAAACTGCTTTGCGCAGATCGTTAGTTAAAAATGATGCTGCATGGGGAACTGCAATTGTGATGGAAGTGAAAACTGGAAAAATTAAAGCGATCGCCAATTTAACGCGCTCTGCTCCGGGTTTTTATAAGGAGGATTACAATTATGCAATTTCAACTAAAGTAGAACCAGGTTCCACATGGAAATTATTTTCCTTAATGTGTTTGTTGGAAGATGGATTATCTATAACTGATCATGTGGATCTTAATCAGGGCACCTATTTATTTGCCGATAGAACAATGCGCGACAGTGAACCACATAGCAGAAGAAATGTAACAGTGGAAACTGCATTTGCACTTTCTTCCAATGTAGGAATTTCACGATTGGCTTATGATTATTATCAAAAGGAACCACAAAAATATATCGATCATTTAATTCAATCTGGCATAGCAAATAAAACCGGAATTGAAATTAGTGGTGAACCAAAACCTTATTTTAAAAAAGATCCAAAGGATAAAGAATTGTGGTATAAAACTACCATTCCATGGATGAGTGTTGGATATGAATTAACAGTTACGCCATTACAATTACTTACATTTTATAATGGAATTGCAAATGATGGTAAAATGATGAAACCCTATTTGGTGCAGGAAACTCAGCAATATGGAGCTACAATTCAGGAATTTGAACCCATTGTTTTAAATGAAAAATTGTGTTCAAAAAGTACGGTTGATCAATTGCAGGAATGTATGCTTGCAGTAGTGGATAGCGGAACTGCTAAACATTTAAAAAATGAATATTACCAGTTTGCAGGAAAAACAGGAACTGCGCAATTAGTAGAAAACGGCGTGTATGGTCATAATCACCTTGCAAGTTTCGCCGGTTATTTTCCATATGAAAATCCGAAATATTCTATTGTGGTTATCATAAGTGATCCAAATAGCCCTGTGTATTACGGGGGATATGTTTCTGCTCCGGTTTTCAGAGAAATTTCTGATAAAGTGTATTCGCATTTTATTAATATGCGCGAACCCGTAAATATGGCGGATACTTCTTTTGTTGGTGTTACTGCATCCGCAAAAGGAAATGCATACGATTTCCGACAAATATTAAAATGGCTGAATGTAAATGAAACATTTGATGATAATGAAGAATGGATAGCTATTAATACAAACGGAAAATCTTCCACACACGAATTAATTAAAACATACCAATATACCATGCCAAATGTAAAAGGAATGGGTTTACGTGATGCAATGTATTTATTGGAATCCAACGGATTAAAAGTGGGTGTGAGTGGAAGTGGTAAGGTTACTTCTCAAAGTGTAGAAGCGGGACAAGCAATTAATAAAGGAACTTTTGTAAGCATACAATTGAATTGA
- a CDS encoding glycosyltransferase family 39 protein has product MELFLVSILLAVLSIYAFLTKRNILLYFFLFSSALFVRMHYIQQDPFLHDWDERYHAVVAKNFITNPLLPVLREDPVLPYNFQDWWGNHIWLHKQPLFMWQMALSMKIFGINEFALRLPSAILCSFLCIIILRIGYLMKKPLAGMGAALLFCFSMFSIELTTGAIGMDHNDISMLFYVTCSIWALLEYYSSKNYKWLILVGLFSGLAILVKWLTGLLVYAAFGLNILIMERPKDYIKQFKRLFLTLIITLIIMLPWQIYIHTEYPVEAKYEFQFNQQHLTEAIEGHTGNYLFYFIELPKHFSYFLIPLIISGLILFLKSKLPTYFKIIILTSILTVYVFFTLLATTKVSAYVFMVYPLILLIIGLNYDYLYNKLVVKSGKKIGTVIVFMIIAISVYTNLKYETLRKTHERGLSNYNWDNRKIKIHNAEIYRSLDTTLNGSYIIFNGKSMEDVEALFYSNQNVYAWWPEKDVIDSLKSKGYKIAAFASHGNQILPQFIIEDKDIIIINKTLY; this is encoded by the coding sequence GTGGAGTTATTTTTAGTAAGTATTTTATTAGCAGTTCTAAGTATTTATGCATTTTTAACAAAAAGAAATATACTTCTGTATTTCTTTTTGTTTTCCAGTGCCTTGTTTGTTAGAATGCATTACATTCAACAAGACCCATTTTTACATGATTGGGATGAAAGATATCATGCAGTTGTAGCTAAAAATTTTATTACGAATCCTTTATTACCTGTATTGCGGGAAGATCCTGTGTTACCATATAATTTTCAGGATTGGTGGGGAAATCACATTTGGCTACATAAGCAACCTTTGTTTATGTGGCAAATGGCTCTGAGCATGAAAATATTTGGCATAAATGAGTTTGCTCTCAGGTTACCAAGCGCTATACTATGCAGTTTTCTATGCATTATTATTTTACGAATTGGTTATTTAATGAAAAAACCTTTAGCGGGAATGGGTGCCGCCCTATTATTCTGCTTTTCGATGTTTTCTATTGAGTTAACTACCGGTGCAATAGGTATGGATCATAATGATATTTCAATGCTATTTTATGTTACTTGCAGCATTTGGGCGTTACTTGAATATTACTCTTCAAAAAACTACAAGTGGTTAATACTCGTTGGATTGTTTTCCGGTTTGGCCATTCTTGTTAAATGGCTAACGGGTTTATTAGTCTACGCAGCATTTGGCTTAAATATTCTAATAATGGAAAGGCCAAAAGATTATATTAAACAATTTAAACGGCTATTTCTGACACTTATAATTACCTTAATTATAATGCTTCCCTGGCAAATTTATATTCATACAGAGTATCCTGTCGAAGCAAAGTATGAGTTCCAATTTAACCAACAACATTTAACGGAAGCTATTGAAGGGCATACTGGAAATTATCTATTTTATTTCATTGAATTGCCAAAACATTTTTCCTATTTTTTGATTCCATTAATTATATCAGGATTAATTCTATTTCTAAAAAGTAAGCTTCCAACGTATTTTAAGATAATTATCTTGACATCAATTTTAACAGTTTATGTATTTTTTACTCTATTAGCTACTACAAAAGTATCGGCTTACGTTTTTATGGTTTACCCTCTTATTCTCCTAATTATAGGATTAAACTATGATTATTTATATAATAAATTAGTTGTAAAGTCTGGTAAAAAAATAGGGACAGTCATAGTATTTATGATCATAGCAATTAGTGTATATACGAACTTGAAATATGAAACACTCAGAAAAACCCATGAAAGAGGATTATCAAATTATAATTGGGACAATCGAAAAATTAAAATACATAATGCTGAGATATATCGTTCCTTAGATACTACCTTAAATGGCAGCTATATTATTTTTAATGGTAAATCAATGGAAGATGTAGAGGCTCTTTTTTATTCGAATCAAAACGTTTATGCTTGGTGGCCCGAAAAAGATGTAATAGATTCCCTTAAAAGCAAAGGTTACAAGATTGCTGCCTTTGCTAGTCATGGCAATCAAATTTTGCCTCAATTTATTATAGAGGATAAAGATATTATTATAATAAATAAAACATTATATTAA
- a CDS encoding phospho-N-acetylmuramoyl-pentapeptide-transferase, protein MLYYLFNWLDEQYDFPGAGMFQYLSFRAGMAVLLSLIISIIIGKWIIKYLQKQQIGESVRDLGLEGQLSKKGTPTMGGLIIIAALLIPVLLLADLKNIYVILMLIVTVWMGLIGFLDDYIKVFRKNKEGLRAKFKLMGQVGLGTIVGLVLYFSDDIKLRDYDHIYVYEVENGHAVGRPIETYPSNDVRLEGDGIMDKDGERFLSHDTRSTKSTIPLVKNNEFDYEWLVSWADDSTKVWLFPVVFILIIIIIITAVSNGANLTDGLDGLAAGTSTIIVLTLTIFAYIAGNAILSDYLNIMYIPESGELVVFSAALIGACIGFLWYNAFPAQVFMGDTGSLTIGGIIASLAIATRKELLIPVLCGIFLVENLSVMIQVFYFKYTRRKYGTGRRVFLMSPLHHHYQKKGMFETKIVTRFWIITILLAIISIVTLKVR, encoded by the coding sequence ATGTTATATTATTTATTTAATTGGTTGGATGAACAATATGATTTTCCGGGTGCGGGGATGTTTCAGTATTTATCTTTTCGCGCGGGAATGGCGGTTTTATTGTCGCTTATCATATCTATCATAATTGGTAAATGGATCATTAAATATTTACAAAAACAACAAATAGGTGAATCTGTTCGCGATCTCGGTCTGGAAGGTCAGTTGAGTAAAAAAGGTACTCCTACCATGGGAGGCCTCATCATTATCGCTGCTTTATTAATTCCCGTTTTATTATTGGCAGATCTGAAAAATATATATGTAATTCTCATGTTGATAGTTACTGTTTGGATGGGATTAATTGGATTCTTGGATGATTATATTAAAGTTTTCAGAAAAAATAAGGAAGGACTTCGTGCGAAATTCAAATTAATGGGGCAGGTGGGATTAGGAACCATAGTTGGATTAGTTCTTTATTTTTCTGATGATATTAAATTGCGCGACTACGATCATATTTATGTATATGAAGTGGAAAATGGTCACGCTGTTGGAAGACCTATAGAAACATATCCTTCTAATGATGTGCGTTTGGAAGGAGATGGAATTATGGATAAGGACGGTGAAAGATTTTTAAGTCACGATACACGTTCTACAAAATCAACAATTCCGCTCGTAAAAAATAATGAATTCGATTATGAATGGTTGGTGAGTTGGGCCGATGACAGCACGAAGGTTTGGTTATTTCCTGTGGTATTTATTCTTATCATTATAATAATAATTACCGCAGTTTCCAATGGAGCAAATCTCACAGATGGATTAGACGGTTTAGCCGCGGGAACATCAACCATAATTGTTTTAACACTTACCATTTTTGCCTATATAGCCGGTAACGCTATTCTCAGCGATTATCTGAATATTATGTATATCCCCGAATCGGGAGAATTGGTTGTATTCAGTGCAGCATTAATTGGAGCTTGTATCGGATTTTTATGGTATAACGCATTTCCCGCACAGGTATTTATGGGTGATACCGGTAGTTTAACTATCGGTGGAATTATAGCATCACTCGCAATTGCGACCAGAAAAGAATTATTAATTCCTGTGTTATGCGGAATATTTCTGGTGGAAAATTTAAGTGTGATGATACAGGTATTTTATTTTAAATATACCAGAAGAAAATACGGCACAGGTAGAAGAGTTTTTCTAATGAGCCCTTTACATCATCATTATCAGAAAAAAGGAATGTTTGAAACAAAGATCGTAACACGTTTTTGGATCATCACGATATTATTAGCAATTATTTCCATAGTAACACTCAAAGTGAGATAA
- the rsmH gene encoding 16S rRNA (cytosine(1402)-N(4))-methyltransferase RsmH: protein MSATYHIPVLLHTSIENLITDPDGTYVDVTFGGGGHTREILKNLGNKGKLFCFDQDADAEKNYINEFSANEQVTFIPQNFRYMQKFLRVHGVTQVDGILADLGVSSHQFDEGERGFSVRFDGPLDMRMNNNQSISAYDVINNYTEDQLKNIFSLYGEVRNSKQLAHIIVNARTKMKQNGGRGITTTGELKNIALTVVKGEHSPYLSTVFQAVRIAVNDEMGALREMLESTTQLLKPGGRLVVISYHSLEDRMVKNLIKTGSVLGENEGDIMGRKIIPFKSLTKKPILPEEMEIKENPRSRSAKLRVGIKNEGMKE from the coding sequence ATGAGTGCAACATACCACATACCCGTTCTTTTACATACAAGCATTGAAAATCTGATCACAGATCCGGATGGAACTTATGTGGATGTCACCTTTGGCGGTGGCGGACATACAAGGGAGATCCTAAAAAATCTCGGAAACAAAGGGAAACTCTTTTGTTTCGACCAGGATGCAGATGCCGAAAAAAATTACATCAACGAGTTCAGCGCTAACGAACAAGTAACCTTCATCCCGCAGAATTTTCGCTACATGCAGAAATTTCTGCGGGTGCATGGAGTAACACAAGTAGATGGAATTCTTGCAGACCTCGGTGTAAGCTCCCATCAATTTGATGAAGGAGAACGCGGATTTTCCGTTCGTTTCGATGGTCCCCTCGATATGCGCATGAATAATAATCAATCCATTTCCGCATACGATGTAATTAATAATTATACGGAAGATCAGTTGAAAAATATTTTCAGCCTTTATGGTGAAGTGCGAAATTCAAAACAACTCGCACACATCATCGTGAACGCAAGAACAAAAATGAAACAAAACGGCGGCAGAGGAATTACAACAACCGGTGAATTAAAAAATATTGCATTAACGGTTGTAAAAGGAGAACACAGTCCGTATTTGTCAACCGTTTTTCAGGCAGTAAGAATAGCAGTAAATGACGAAATGGGAGCACTGCGCGAAATGCTCGAAAGCACAACACAATTATTAAAACCGGGCGGAAGATTAGTAGTAATAAGTTATCATTCCCTCGAAGACAGAATGGTAAAAAATTTAATAAAAACAGGAAGTGTTTTAGGTGAAAACGAAGGCGATATCATGGGAAGAAAAATAATCCCATTTAAATCACTAACAAAGAAACCAATATTACCTGAGGAAATGGAAATTAAAGAAAATCCAAGATCACGAAGTGCAAAATTAAGGGTGGGAATTAAAAATGAAGGAATGAAAGAATGA
- the murD gene encoding UDP-N-acetylmuramoyl-L-alanine--D-glutamate ligase — protein sequence MTKRIVILGSGESGTGAAILAKRKGFDVFVSDKGVIKNVYKDKLLAENIEFEEGTHTYEKIFAADEIIKSPGIQEKYEVMKKVREHNIPVVGEIEFAWRYCSGKVIAITGSNGKSTCTALTYHLLQKAGMNVAMGGNIGKSFAELIANGDHEYYVLEISNFQLDDSVTFKPFISVLLNITPDHLDSYNYQFENYIASKFRIVKNQGAGDYFIYNADDAVIEQELIKPNYHKTITSLSAISFTLNDRSGEGGWISGDTLNIQLNQNQFNMTINELALQGKHNQYNSMAAAITGKALDIKNETIRESLMDFQGLEHRLEFVAKVHGISFVNDSKATNVNSTWFALESQNNPVIWIVGGIDKGNDYSHITDLVRKKVKAIVCLGADNTKIHEAFGKLVDILVNTESMKDCVEMAYRLGNNGDVVLLSPACASFDLFENFEDRGRQFKARVKEL from the coding sequence ATGACGAAACGCATTGTCATATTAGGTTCCGGCGAAAGCGGCACAGGCGCGGCGATACTTGCTAAACGCAAGGGATTCGACGTGTTCGTGAGTGACAAGGGTGTAATTAAAAATGTTTATAAGGATAAATTGTTAGCAGAAAATATTGAATTTGAAGAAGGAACACACACTTACGAAAAAATATTTGCTGCGGATGAAATAATTAAAAGCCCGGGAATACAGGAAAAATACGAAGTGATGAAAAAAGTGCGGGAACACAATATTCCCGTAGTTGGTGAAATTGAATTTGCGTGGAGATATTGTTCCGGAAAAGTAATTGCAATTACCGGAAGTAATGGAAAATCAACATGCACAGCACTAACTTATCATTTATTGCAGAAGGCAGGAATGAATGTTGCCATGGGCGGAAACATCGGTAAGAGTTTCGCCGAATTAATTGCAAACGGCGATCATGAATATTATGTATTGGAGATCAGCAATTTTCAATTGGATGATTCCGTAACATTTAAACCTTTTATTTCTGTTCTTTTAAATATTACACCTGATCATCTGGATAGTTATAATTATCAGTTTGAAAATTATATCGCATCAAAATTCCGGATAGTAAAAAATCAGGGAGCCGGCGATTATTTTATTTACAATGCAGATGATGCGGTAATTGAACAGGAATTAATAAAACCAAATTATCATAAAACGATCACATCGTTATCCGCAATTTCTTTCACACTGAATGACCGTTCAGGAGAAGGAGGATGGATTTCCGGTGACACTCTAAATATTCAACTCAACCAAAACCAATTTAACATGACCATCAACGAATTAGCGCTACAGGGTAAACACAACCAATACAACTCAATGGCAGCGGCCATTACAGGGAAGGCATTGGACATTAAGAACGAAACAATTCGCGAAAGTCTGATGGATTTTCAAGGCCTCGAACATCGCCTCGAATTTGTCGCAAAAGTGCACGGCATTTCTTTTGTCAACGATTCCAAAGCAACAAATGTCAACAGCACATGGTTCGCATTGGAAAGTCAGAACAATCCAGTTATCTGGATAGTTGGCGGAATTGATAAGGGCAATGATTATTCTCATATAACAGATCTTGTGAGAAAAAAAGTAAAAGCAATTGTTTGTCTCGGGGCAGATAATACTAAAATTCACGAAGCTTTCGGTAAACTGGTTGATATTTTAGTAAATACGGAAAGTATGAAAGACTGTGTTGAAATGGCTTATCGTCTTGGCAATAATGGAGATGTTGTTTTATTATCTCCTGCATGTGCATCCTTCGATCTGTTCGAAAATTTTGAGGACAGAGGCAGACAATTTAAAGCAAGAGTGAAAGAATTATAA
- a CDS encoding helix-turn-helix transcriptional regulator, giving the protein MKQLRTGEFYGETNKTIHLNGLTLTDTEYIHEKVDWHYHENAYFTLVLQGNIIEGNKKEVYTCAAGSLLFHNWQEPHYNIKPEGFTRGFHIELNSSWFKKLDLNIDRLQGSIKITNVDVKLLLYKIFKETKIEDEISALSIQSLVLQSLAEMFRKNRTETIRKPAWTKKINEILFFEHSNRLTLDYLSQELEIHPVHLSRDFSKYFNCNLGEYLRKLKIEQSLALLPVKNKSLTDIAFECGFSDQSHFTRCFKSVNGIGPKKFRKMILA; this is encoded by the coding sequence ATGAAACAATTACGAACGGGAGAATTTTATGGGGAGACTAATAAAACGATTCATTTAAATGGGTTGACCTTAACTGATACGGAATATATTCATGAAAAAGTAGATTGGCATTATCATGAAAATGCATATTTCACTTTAGTATTGCAAGGAAACATAATAGAAGGAAACAAAAAGGAAGTTTATACTTGTGCAGCTGGAAGTTTATTATTTCACAATTGGCAGGAACCTCACTACAACATAAAACCTGAGGGATTTACGAGAGGCTTCCATATTGAATTAAATTCTTCATGGTTCAAAAAGCTGGACCTTAACATAGATAGATTACAAGGGAGTATTAAAATTACGAATGTTGATGTAAAACTTTTGTTGTATAAAATATTTAAGGAAACAAAAATAGAAGATGAAATTTCCGCCTTATCAATTCAATCCCTGGTACTACAATCACTTGCAGAAATGTTTCGCAAGAATCGAACAGAAACAATAAGAAAACCTGCATGGACGAAAAAAATTAATGAAATACTGTTTTTTGAACATTCCAACCGGCTTACACTTGACTATCTCTCCCAAGAATTAGAAATTCACCCTGTGCACTTGTCACGGGATTTTTCAAAATATTTTAACTGTAATTTGGGTGAATATTTAAGAAAACTAAAAATTGAACAATCACTGGCTTTGCTTCCAGTTAAAAATAAATCATTAACAGATATCGCTTTCGAATGTGGGTTTTCAGACCAAAGTCATTTTACACGGTGTTTCAAGTCCGTAAATGGAATTGGTCCTAAAAAATTCAGGAAAATGATATTGGCCTAA
- a CDS encoding division/cell wall cluster transcriptional repressor MraZ: MAFLIGEYECTLDVKQRIRVPAGLLSQLTGDDAGKFVITRGIDPCLYLYPQSEFYTEMDNVSKIQENSEEDRDYKTQFYSGTSVLNIDSSDRILIPKLHLLHAGITKDIIMVCMKNKVAVWSMERFSAKFMKMDATQYQQLSEKVRSKYGI; encoded by the coding sequence ATGGCTTTCCTGATCGGTGAATATGAGTGTACCCTCGACGTAAAACAGCGCATTCGTGTGCCTGCGGGACTACTCAGTCAGCTTACAGGAGACGACGCCGGAAAGTTCGTGATAACCCGCGGTATCGACCCATGCCTTTATCTATATCCGCAAAGTGAATTCTACACAGAAATGGACAATGTGAGCAAGATCCAGGAGAATTCGGAAGAGGACAGGGACTATAAGACCCAGTTTTATAGCGGAACCTCGGTTTTGAATATCGATTCTAGCGACAGGATACTGATTCCCAAACTGCATTTATTGCATGCCGGAATTACCAAGGATATCATCATGGTGTGTATGAAAAATAAGGTTGCTGTCTGGAGTATGGAACGTTTCAGCGCAAAATTCATGAAAATGGACGCAACCCAATACCAGCAATTATCAGAAAAAGTGAGAAGTAAATATGGTATATGA
- a CDS encoding UDP-N-acetylmuramoyl-L-alanyl-D-glutamate--2,6-diaminopimelate ligase, whose protein sequence is MKKLNEILSVVKFTNSGGQNLNAISVSGITADSRNVKPGFVFVAVKGTAVDGHDFIPKAFELGAVAIIAEHTIDHEDAELIFVVADASDALGKIAHKFYDSPTEHLKLIGITGTNGKTSVATLCYNLIKDLGFKVGLISTVENKIQDTIIPSTHTTPDPVQLNNLLSQMVEAGCDYVFMEVSSHAAHQKRIAGLKFVGAAFTNITHDHLDYHKTFDKYIAAKKMFFDALDKNAFALVNADDKNAGVMVQNCKAVKYTFSVKGSADYTARIKENVISGLVLNIDGSEFHSQLLGEFNAWNLLTVYAIGRLLGFDKNEVLSALSKQTAVEGRFDVIYSSADAITGVIDYAHTPDAVEKLLSTVRSMLKNEQQLLTVVGCGGDRDKTKRPLMAKVAATLSDKIILTSDNPRSEHPEIIIQEMEAGIEGDLRKKSLSILDRKEAIKTAVMLAKRGDVICVAGKGHEKYQEIKGVKYPFDDKKVLSETFKTLSR, encoded by the coding sequence TTGAAAAAATTAAACGAAATATTATCTGTTGTTAAATTCACAAACTCCGGTGGACAGAATTTGAATGCCATTTCTGTAAGCGGAATTACTGCGGATAGTAGAAACGTAAAACCCGGTTTTGTATTTGTTGCAGTAAAAGGAACTGCGGTGGATGGTCACGATTTTATTCCTAAAGCTTTTGAACTTGGAGCAGTTGCAATTATTGCAGAACATACCATTGACCATGAAGATGCAGAATTAATATTTGTTGTTGCCGATGCTTCAGATGCCTTGGGAAAAATTGCGCATAAATTTTATGATTCTCCAACAGAGCATTTAAAATTAATTGGTATTACAGGTACTAATGGAAAAACATCCGTTGCAACCTTATGTTATAATTTAATAAAGGATCTGGGATTTAAAGTGGGTTTGATAAGCACAGTGGAAAATAAAATTCAGGATACCATAATTCCTTCCACACATACAACACCAGATCCTGTCCAATTAAATAATTTATTGTCGCAAATGGTGGAAGCGGGTTGCGATTATGTATTTATGGAAGTGAGTTCGCACGCAGCGCATCAAAAACGTATCGCAGGATTAAAATTTGTCGGTGCGGCTTTTACAAATATCACTCACGATCATCTCGATTATCACAAAACTTTTGATAAATATATTGCAGCGAAGAAAATGTTTTTCGACGCGCTGGATAAAAATGCTTTTGCTTTGGTAAATGCAGATGATAAAAATGCCGGGGTGATGGTGCAGAATTGCAAAGCTGTTAAATATACTTTTTCCGTTAAAGGTTCCGCAGATTATACAGCAAGAATTAAAGAGAATGTTATCTCAGGATTAGTATTAAATATAGATGGAAGCGAATTTCATTCACAACTTTTAGGTGAATTTAATGCATGGAATTTATTAACTGTTTACGCAATCGGTCGCCTTTTAGGTTTTGATAAAAATGAAGTGCTTTCAGCGCTTAGCAAACAAACTGCGGTGGAAGGAAGATTTGATGTGATCTATTCTTCGGCTGATGCTATTACCGGAGTAATTGATTACGCACATACTCCCGATGCAGTGGAAAAATTATTATCAACCGTTCGATCCATGTTAAAAAATGAGCAACAATTATTAACTGTAGTGGGTTGCGGTGGCGATCGCGATAAAACAAAAAGACCTTTAATGGCTAAAGTTGCTGCAACGCTGAGTGATAAAATTATTCTTACTTCCGATAATCCGCGGAGCGAACATCCTGAAATAATTATTCAGGAAATGGAAGCTGGAATTGAAGGTGATCTGCGCAAAAAATCACTTTCGATACTGGATAGAAAAGAAGCAATTAAAACAGCGGTGATGTTGGCAAAGCGCGGTGATGTTATTTGTGTTGCAGGAAAGGGCCACGAAAAATATCAGGAAATTAAAGGAGTAAAATATCCCTTCGACGATAAAAAAGTGCTTTCGGAAACCTTTAAAACCCTTTCGAGATAA